The sequence below is a genomic window from bacterium.
GAGCTCCCTTTTGATAGTAGAGAGAAGCGGAATATTATCCTCGCCTTGGATGTATCGAGAAGTATGGAAGCGCAAGACTTCATCTCTAGCTGGGGCATAACGACCCGAATGCAAGGCGTTCAGCGAGTGACATCTGCTTTCATTGAAAACCGCCGAGCGGATCGAATCGGTCTTGTTCTTTTCGGTTCACATGCCTTTCTTCAGTCGCCGCTGACGGCTGATCATAATTTCCTCAGGACGCTACTCGTCGATCTCCGCCCTGGGGTCGCTGGAGATGGGACTGCAATCGGAGAAGGAATTGGAACAGCCCTGAAGCATATTCAGGCGCTGCCGGCCGATACAAAAGCCGTAATTCTAATCACAGATGGAGTCAACACGTCAGGAACCATCGAGCCGATCAAAGCAGCACGAATAGCGAGCAATCTGGGAGTGCGGGTCTACACCATCGGGATCGGTTCGACGGAAGGAGCTTTTCTGCCGTCGGTTCGAGGAATCCCTCTCTCCCAAAGAGTCTCAGCTGGCTTTGATGAATCTGCTCTTCGTCGAATTTCTGAGATCACTGGTGCGCAATACTATTTTGCAAGCAATGAAGATGAGTTGAATCGGATATATGAAGAGATAGAATCTTTAGAAAGGACAGAGGTGGACATCCCGCCAGCGCCTGTGACCACCCAAGAGCTAGCGCAGCCCCTGCTCTTTGCAAGTCTTCTGCTCTTCCTCGTGCACTTCCTGTTAAGTCAGACTCTTCTCAAGGTGCTGCCATGAACGAGAGTCAAGTATTTCGTCCTGAATTTGAGTTTCTCGCACCAGAGAATCTGTGGTTTTTGCCGCTCGTTATTGCTCTTTTCTTTATGGGCAAACTTTTGGCTGGCAAAAGGGGGCTGGCAAGACGTCAGATGGGCTTTTCTTTCACCACGGATTTAATGCTCTGTCGCATAGTGCCGCCACTCATAGCTTTTCTCCTGATATTCGCGCTCCTTCGACCTTCGATTGGAACCACCATTCAAAAATTTCGACAAGACACACACTCGCTGTTTATCGCGCTCGATTTAAGCCGCTCTATGCTAGCGGAAGACGTTTCACCGAATCGACTTGTGAGTGCGAAGAGAGCAATTACCGATCTTTTGAGTAACATAGAGCAATTATCTGGAGATATTCGCGTAAGTATTATTCTCTTCTCTGGAAGCGCAGTCACATTCTGTCCCCTCACCTCGGATCTTGAGATTCTGAGAATGTACGCCCGAGAAATCTCCCCAGAGCTATTCTCCTCGAGAGGGACATCGTTGCTTGCGCTTAAGCGAATAATTGAAGAGAAAAAGACGAGCCTGGATCTTAAGACCTTTACCGTAGCACTTTTTTCAGATGGTGAGTTCTCCGATTATGAACAGTTTAGCGATATGGAGATGCTCGGAAATGACATTTCTCTATTTACGTATGGAATTGGTAAGCACGAGGGAGTTCCTATTCCTCTTGGCGATGGCGCTCTTCAAAAGAATCGATACGGTGATATCGTTATCACGAAACTGGAACCCGATTCGTTAAAAACAATAGCCAACAACAGCGGCGGAGTATATGTGGAGCTGAATTCTTTTTTGCGCCCTTTCTCTCCGCTCTTAGCGCACATAGAGAATCAGATGCGGGAGAATACAGAAACATCTGAGCAACACCACTCGGTAAAATATGAGATCTTTCACTATGCGATTTGGGGAGTGCTCTTGGTTGTTGGATTTCTTTCCTTGATTCCCCTTCGAAGCGGTATCCTTGTTCTCTGTTTTTGCCTCTCATCCATCTTTTGTATTGAGCCTGTTCAGGCTGATTCCAGCGAACTTCGCTCGGCCTTAGACGCGTATGCGGAAAAAGACTACGAGAACGCTTTAAGACATCTTCGGCTGCAATCCAATAGAAGTTCGCGAGACATACACCAGCAGGAGGTGCTTGGAGCAACATTATTTCGCCTTGAGAAGTACCAAGAAGCCGGTGAGGTGTTTCGTTCGATTGCAGCTGAATCGGAAACAGGCAGAACAATTGCTCAAGCGCTCTATAATGCTGGAAACAGCTATCTTGCAGAACAACGAGCTGAGGATGCGATTCAAGCATATGAAGAGGCTCTTGCGATTCATCCTGATGATGAAAAAGCGCTGCATAATTTAGAGCTTGCAAAAGCCCTCAAAGAGCAGCAGGAGGAACAGACTCAACAATCGAAAGATGACGAGCAAAACAATCAAGAACAGAGCCAAGAAAACGCTAAGAATGAAGAACAACGGTCAAACTCGGAGGAACAGCCTTCCTCGGATAACAACCCGCAACAAGATCAATCAACGAATCAACAAGAGGAGTCAGGAGAGCGAGAAGAGCACGGCAGTGAGAATCAATCAGAAGAGCCCTCGCCCCAGGAACAAAGGCAAGAACAACAGGCGAATCAAGAGGGAACGACCGATCAGAATGAAAATCAAGAGGGAATGGAGATAGCAAACGCAACAGAAGAGAGCGAACAAGATCTCGATGCCATGAGGAATGGGGCCAGGCTGTGGCTTGACTCTTTGCCACAGGCGCCAATTCTTCTCCCCTTGCACAAAGATGAAATGACGAAAGGAGGTCAAGAGTGGTAGTAGGCTCTGATAAGACACGAAAGTGGTATTCAAGCATTTGGTGCTTTCTAGCTATAGTCTTTTACGTTCCTTCTTTTTCTGATACCGCGGTAGCGACCGAACCACCGCAGGTATATTTATCCGCTAGCAGTGGGAGCCTTGAAGATATTTTTGAGCTCTCGGTTGTATCAAATTCATCGGGAGGTGTTTCCCAACCGAGGTTTGAACCGAGCGCAGATTTTTCAGTGAGTTATGCAGGACAATCTTCGCAAATACAAGTTGTTAATGGGATAGCGACTTCTGAGATGCGGCATCTCTTTCTCTTAAAGCCAAAACGCGTCGGTGAGCTAGAAACTCCGAAGGGTATTATTCAAATAGCAGGTCAGGCTCACGAGATTGCCTCACTGCCAGTCAGGATAGACACAAGAACGAAAGAGAGGGGTGAAAAAAACTCCTCGAATGGAGATGAACAAATCTCGCTATCACGAGACCTCTCACGCACATCTGTTTATGTGGGAGAACAATTGATCAGTACCCTTGAGCTCTCGTCTGACTCCAAGATTCATCAAGGAAGTTTTGATGAACTGACCTATGATCAATTCTGGAAAGAGGATCTCAGCAGACCAAGACCTGAAATGCGCCAAAGAAATGGACAAACCACCTATCTTCATCAGATTCGTCACGCGCTCTTTCCACTCACACCAGGTTCGCTTGTTATCCCGCCAGCAAAATTGCAATTGCGTGTAGAGCGCAAGCGTCCCCTATCAGGTCGGTTTTCCTTTTTTGACTCTGGTTTCCTGCGGATGTCTCAGATAGAAGATGTTACTGTTATCTCTGAATCAACGCCGCTAGAAGTACTCCCGCTCCCTACGCTTCCAGAATCGATGAGTGATGGAGGTGCACATCCACATATTCCCGTTGGAGAAGTGGCGATATCGCTAGGGCTGAATACTGAACCGATTGAAGCGGGACAAAGCAAAACCGTAACAATTTCCATTGAGAGTGACGGTAATATCCGACCCATTGATAAACTCTCTTTAGACGTACCAGAGAGCATATCAGTGTATGCTGACACACCAGTAGATACTGATATCAGTACGACTGAACGCTTTCGAATGAAGCGAACCTACAAGCTCTCTCTGGTTCCCAAAAAGGGAGGCACATTTGATATTCCTGGAGTTGCCATTCGGTTTTTCAATCCGAAGCTAAGGCAATATGCATGGGCAAAAACAAGAGATATTCGGCTGATTGCAACGAGTCAGCCTGCGTCCGCAGTCCTCCAGGGTGCTCCAGCTGAAAGGCCCCGAACGCGAGAGGATATAGAACAGGGAGAGTCAAAGGAAAGAGTAATATATCGGTATCGTGAAGAGTCGCTCATCGAGCGCCTCTCTCGAAGTATCTCACTATCCCTTGCGCTGTTCACCGCTTCGATGGTGATACTTTTGATTTTCTGTGTGAATGCGATTCTCCGTCTGAGAGTAAAGAGACCTCAGCAAGGAACCCCTTCTGTGCTTGCGGGCGACTTTGCACACCCGCTCCAACTTCGTGAGCACTTTATTGAGCGCTTGTCCTCGCTGCTTGGCGCCAAAGATGGTGAGTCATTTCGAGGGTATCACTTAGAGCAAGAGATCGATTCTCATATTCTTAGTGAGCAGCTCAAAATAATTTTGAGTCGACATCTCGAACGGCTTGATTCGGCTTCTTATGGGAGTGAGATTGATGCAGGGAACCAGGAAGAATTAAAGCATCTCTTGTCAGAATCTCAAAGCATCCTCAATGAGGTATCGAAGTGCTCTAACGGTGGTTAAACTGTGTTTGCAGTCACCTGAAAAGTTTCATACACTATGTCCATCCTGGCTAAGAGAGGGAAAGCGGGGATGCGTAGGGATTCAGACAAGTACTTTTGTGGAGAGTCACACATGGCAGAAAACGTTATCATCATCACGACTGACCTTTCAGAAGAGTCCAGCGAGGCGCTTACCCAGGGAATACAACATGCCAAAATGACGAATGCGGAGGTTAAAGTTCTCTACGTGGCGCAAAAATTTGAGCTGCCAGTTGCACTACAACGACAGTTGAACGATCCAGAAGCCATTAAAAATATGGAGCTCACCTATCAGGAAGATGAAGAGAAGTTGCTAGCGCAATTTTTAGCCGCACACAATGTCTCTGATGGAGTGGACCCTATCGTGGAGTTTTCAGAAGAGCCAGCGAGTGAGATCATATGTCAGTATGCGAAGTCTCTTGATGCGAGACTGATTGTCATGGCCAGCCAAGGAAAAGGGACTCTGGGCAGAATCTTTCTGGGGAGTAATACCCAAAAAGTAGTAGCTCAGGCGAGCTGTCCAATTCTCATAATTCCGCCTCACAAGGAGGATGAGAGTTCCTAAAGTTCCCGCATCTTGTTCCCACTGCTAGAAATGATTCTCAAATATGCTAAAACATGAGTGATGAGCGGCTCGGCGGCTCGTTTGTCTAAGGAATCGGTATGAATCTTGAAGGATTAGAGCATCAAGCGATATTAGAGAAAATGCGTGAGGGGCTGGCTCATCTAACGCCTGATGCTGAGCTTCAAATTAAATCAGAGCTCGTCTATGAGATTCTTCGGCTGAAGCGTGAGCGGAACGCGATTATTTTAGGCCATAATTATATGGAGCCAGTGCTCTTTCATACAATCCCAGATATTGTTGGTGATTCACTGTACTTGGCACAAGCTGCAGCTGCGACAGAGAGAGATGTTATAGTTTTTTGCGGCGTACGATTCATGGCGGAGACCGCAAAGATTCTTAATCCCACAAAGACGGTCTTGTTACCCGCTCAAGAAGCAGGATGCTCATTGGCAGCAAGCATTACGGCACAGGATGTACGCGATTTGAAAAGTATGTTTCCAGGCGTTCCGGTGGTTGTCTACGTGAACACCTATGCCGATGTAAAAGCTGAAGCGGATTTCTGTTGCACCTCTGGTAATGCAGCCGCGGTACTGGACGCTATGGAGAGTGAAGAAGTGCTCTTTCTTCCTGATGAGTTTTTGGCACGCAACACGGCTGAAGAGACTGGCAGAGGATGTGTGGTTGTTACCCGTAATGCTTCGGGAGAACTTGAGGCTCAACCTCCTGTGCTTCCAAGAACGGAGCGAGGGAGTGTAATTGCGTGGCATGGAAAATGCGAAGTCCATGAACAGTTTCAGGTGGAAGATATAACCCTCGCCCGCAAGCAATTTCCTGACATAGAGGTCATTACTCATCCTGAGAGCTCGCCAGAGGTCGTCCATGCCTCTGATTTTTCAGGAAGCACTACTCGCATGGTGCAATACGTTAAGGAATCATCGAAGAATCACTTCCTCATTCTTACGGAATGTAGCATGGGTGATAATATCATCGCCGAGAATCCGGAGAAAAAGGTCGCGCAACTCTGTAATGTGCGCTGTCCGCACATGAATCAGATTACCTTGGAAGATGTAGTCCATGCGCTTCGTAACGATGTAACTCTGATTACCGTGGAAGAAGAAGTGCGTCAAAAAGCGCTTCGTTCAGTTGAGCGGATGATCGCTATTTCCTAGAAGCCGCACCTAGAGCCTTCGCCGCGATTGATAATGATATGAGGACTGCATGGCTATTTAGTGGATAGTCGTTGCCTCTTTTTTTGCCTGCGGAGTAAGCACCTCAACAGAGAGCTTCCCTTTATCGACGTCAACCTGGATCTCACCTTCCTCCTGCACTGCACCTGAAATCAGCGCCTTCGCAATGCGAGTCTCCAACTGGCGTTGTAGGTAGCGTTTCAGAGGCCTTGCACCAAACACTGGATCAAAGCCTTCACGAGCCATTAGTTCAATGGCTGCGTCCGAGACTGTCAACTCGACGCCTCTTTCTTCTAATCTTTTCTTCACATCGGCAATCAGTAGGACGAGGATACGTTCGATCTCATCCGCCTGAAGAGGCTTAAATAAGATCGTTTCGTCGACTCGATTGAGGAACTCAGGTCGAAAATGAGCCTGTAGTTCGTTCTCGACGGCGATTCTCGCAGACTCTTTTAAGTTTCCGTTAACATCAATGCCACTCAAAAGATGAGGTGAACCGATATTAGACGTCATGATGATCACGGTATTTTTGAAATCAACCGTTCGTCCCTGGGAATCGGTAATTCGTCCATCATCGAGAATCTGTAGGAGAATATTGAATACATCGGTATGAGCTTTCTCTATTTCGTCGAAGAGAACGACTGAATACGGACGTCTTCGAACCGCCTCGGTTAGCTGCCCGCCTTCTTCGTATCCTACATATCCTGGAGGTGCACCGATTAGCCGTGAGACCGCAAATTTCTCCATATATTCCGACATATCAATTCGGACGATATTCTCCTCTGAGTCGAAGAGTGTCGCAGCTAAAGTCTTAGCCAGTTCGGTTTTTCCCACACCCGTAGGACCAAGAAAAATGAAAGAGCCAATTGGTCTTCGCGGATCTTTAATGCCAGCTCTTGCTCTAAGAACGGCATCAGAGACAAGATCCACTGCCTCATCCTG
It includes:
- a CDS encoding universal stress protein is translated as MSILAKRGKAGMRRDSDKYFCGESHMAENVIIITTDLSEESSEALTQGIQHAKMTNAEVKVLYVAQKFELPVALQRQLNDPEAIKNMELTYQEDEEKLLAQFLAAHNVSDGVDPIVEFSEEPASEIICQYAKSLDARLIVMASQGKGTLGRIFLGSNTQKVVAQASCPILIIPPHKEDESS
- a CDS encoding VWA domain-containing protein produces the protein MNESQVFRPEFEFLAPENLWFLPLVIALFFMGKLLAGKRGLARRQMGFSFTTDLMLCRIVPPLIAFLLIFALLRPSIGTTIQKFRQDTHSLFIALDLSRSMLAEDVSPNRLVSAKRAITDLLSNIEQLSGDIRVSIILFSGSAVTFCPLTSDLEILRMYAREISPELFSSRGTSLLALKRIIEEKKTSLDLKTFTVALFSDGEFSDYEQFSDMEMLGNDISLFTYGIGKHEGVPIPLGDGALQKNRYGDIVITKLEPDSLKTIANNSGGVYVELNSFLRPFSPLLAHIENQMRENTETSEQHHSVKYEIFHYAIWGVLLVVGFLSLIPLRSGILVLCFCLSSIFCIEPVQADSSELRSALDAYAEKDYENALRHLRLQSNRSSRDIHQQEVLGATLFRLEKYQEAGEVFRSIAAESETGRTIAQALYNAGNSYLAEQRAEDAIQAYEEALAIHPDDEKALHNLELAKALKEQQEEQTQQSKDDEQNNQEQSQENAKNEEQRSNSEEQPSSDNNPQQDQSTNQQEESGEREEHGSENQSEEPSPQEQRQEQQANQEGTTDQNENQEGMEIANATEESEQDLDAMRNGARLWLDSLPQAPILLPLHKDEMTKGGQEW
- the nadA gene encoding quinolinate synthase NadA, which codes for MNLEGLEHQAILEKMREGLAHLTPDAELQIKSELVYEILRLKRERNAIILGHNYMEPVLFHTIPDIVGDSLYLAQAAAATERDVIVFCGVRFMAETAKILNPTKTVLLPAQEAGCSLAASITAQDVRDLKSMFPGVPVVVYVNTYADVKAEADFCCTSGNAAAVLDAMESEEVLFLPDEFLARNTAEETGRGCVVVTRNASGELEAQPPVLPRTERGSVIAWHGKCEVHEQFQVEDITLARKQFPDIEVITHPESSPEVVHASDFSGSTTRMVQYVKESSKNHFLILTECSMGDNIIAENPEKKVAQLCNVRCPHMNQITLEDVVHALRNDVTLITVEEEVRQKALRSVERMIAIS
- a CDS encoding VWA domain-containing protein, which gives rise to ELPFDSREKRNIILALDVSRSMEAQDFISSWGITTRMQGVQRVTSAFIENRRADRIGLVLFGSHAFLQSPLTADHNFLRTLLVDLRPGVAGDGTAIGEGIGTALKHIQALPADTKAVILITDGVNTSGTIEPIKAARIASNLGVRVYTIGIGSTEGAFLPSVRGIPLSQRVSAGFDESALRRISEITGAQYYFASNEDELNRIYEEIESLERTEVDIPPAPVTTQELAQPLLFASLLLFLVHFLLSQTLLKVLP